One region of Athene noctua chromosome 18, bAthNoc1.hap1.1, whole genome shotgun sequence genomic DNA includes:
- the CBX4 gene encoding E3 SUMO-protein ligase CBX4: protein MELPAVGEHVFAVESIEKKRIRKGRVEYLVKWRGWSPKYNTWEPEENILDPRLLIAFQNRERQEQLMGYRKRGPKPKPLVVQLPSFARRSNILTGLQDPAVDNRPKLDLGSSGKSQQHQYELNSKKHHQYQPNGKESGMKHQSHSKGKYYYQLNSKKHHHYQPDPKMYEPHYQPSSKEPQGQACLDSTKSPLVAHPDKWAHGPAKNLLGPVKNLAAESKNGAEKNLSSGTGPPSRDRVTSNGLGGKMKIVKNKNKNGRIVIVMSKYMENGMQAVKIKSGEPPRKRAAEERTPKKGGEEKLEAWRKPGEERVVGSNALSKAEGEGRQPPAELEESPRKTPLAKELPLPPAEQPLQLTTKPDLVPWSLSPVCEHSPASMGLNLSSPGARKRCLSEPHAEREPGKKRLTSRSISAPTCLSPPAPERPEPPAQPEVILLDSDLDEPIDLRCVKPRAEGDPALAQVKPEAPPVPVEKPATEPPQPREAVEEEEEEETESLQEFKPFFGNIIITDVTANCLTVTFKEYVTV from the exons ATGGAGCTGCCGGCGGTGGGGGAGCACGTCTTCGCGGTGGAGAGCATCGAGAAGAAGCGGATCCGAAAG GGCAGAGTCGAGTACCTGGTGAAATGGAGGGGGTGGTCGCCCAA ATATAACACGTGGGAGCCGGAGGAGAACATCCTGGACCCCCGGCTGCTCATCGCCTTCCAGAACag GGAGCGGCAGGAGCAGCTGATGGGATACCGCAAGCGGGGGCCCAAGCCAAAGCCGCTGGTCGTGCAG CTTCCCTCCTTCGCCCGCCGCTCCAACATCCTCACGGGGCTGCAGGACCCCGCCGTGGACAACAGGCCGAAGCTGGATCTGGGCTCCTCCGGCAAGAGCCAGCAGCACCAGTATGAGCTCAACAGCAAGAAGCACCACCAGTACCAGCCCAACGGCAAGGAGAGCGGCATGAAGCACCAGTCCCACAGCAAAGGGAAGTACTACTACCAGCTGAACAGCAAGAAGCACCACCACTACCAGCCGGACCCCAAGATGTACGAGCCCCACTACCAGCCCAGCAGCAAGGAGCCGCAGGGCCAGGCCTGCTTGGACAGTACCAAGAGCCCCCTGGTTGCCCACCCGGACAAGTGGGCTCACGGCCCGGCCAAAAACCTGCTGGGCCCGGTCAAGAACCTCGCGGCAGAGAGCAAGAACGGGGCTGAGAAAAACCTGTCGAGTGGTACCGGGCCTCCGTCCCGGGACAGGGTGACCAGCAACGGCCTCGGGGGCAAGATGAAGATCGTCAAGAACAAAAACAAGAACGGGCGCATCGTGATCGTCATGAGCAAGTACATGGAGAACGGGATGCAGGCGGTGAAGATCAAGTCCGGGGAGCCGCCCCGGAAGCGGGCTGCGGAGGAGAGGACTCCTAAgaagggtggggaggagaagTTGGAGGCTTGGAGGAAGCCGGGGGAGGAGAGGGTGGTGGGCAGCAACGCCCTGAGCAAAGCGGAGGGCGAGGGCCGGCAGCCCCCCGCGGAGCTCGAGGAAAGTCCCCGAAAGACTCCCCTGGCCAAGGAGCTGCCCCTTCCTCCGGCCGAGCAGCCCCTGCAGCTCACCACCAAGCCCGACCTCGTGCCCTGGTCCCTGAGCCCCGTGTGCGAGCACAGCCCTGCCTCCATGGGACTGAACCTCTCCAGCCCCGGCGCGCGGAAGCGCTGCCTGTCGGAGCCGCACGCGGAGCGGGAGCCGGGCAAGAAGCGCTTGACCTCCCGGAGCATCAGTGCCCCCACCTGCctcagccccccggccccggagCGGCCGGAGCCCCCCGCCCAGCCGGAGGTCATCCTGCTGGATTCGGACCTGGACGAGCCCATAGACTTGCGCTGCGTGAAGCCGCGGGCGGAGGGCGACCCGGCCCTGGCGCAGGTGAAGCCGGAGGCGCCGCCGGTGCCCGTGGAGAAACCGGCCACGGAGCCTCCGCAGCCCCGGGaggctgtggaggaggaggaggaggaggagaccgAGTCCCTGCAGGAATTCAAGCCCTTCTTTGGGAATATAATTATCACAGACGTGACCGCAAACTGCCTGACCGTGACCTTCAAGGAGTACGTGACGGTGTGA
- the CBX8 gene encoding chromobox protein homolog 8 isoform X2 → MELSAVGERVFAAEALLKRRIRKGRMEYLVKWKGWSQKYSTWEPEENILDARLLAAFEEREREMELYGPKKRGPKPKTFLLKAQAKAKAKTYEFRSDSSRGIRVPYPGRSPQELGSTSRAREGLRNIALAPQGSSSTSTPKGDSIRDRVIRVEEKPGETPKKRGPKPRKELYKDLAETLDASKRKLGDPGDKVGDYLKARKMEEAAAGAAKFGSGHSVIQLARRQDPDLPGALPGPNRAEVGAKLGAAETYPPRLAKHRADFLDPKGQGGLDPGGPKLLHGAVSPGAVGSLYRDGVGGQAGRPSLIARIPVSRILGDPEEESWSPSLNNLEKVVVTDVTSNFLTVTIKESSTDQGFFKEKR, encoded by the exons ATGGAGCTCTCGGCCGTCGGGGAGCGCGTCTTCGCGGCCGAGGCCCTGCTCAAGCGCCGCATCCGCAAA GGGCGCATGGAATATCTCGTAAAATGGAAGGGCTGGTCTCAGAA gtacaGCACTTGGGAACCCGAGGAAAACATCCTGGATGCCCGTTTGCTCGCAGCCTTTGAGGAAAG GGAGCGAGAAATGGAGCTATACGGGCCCAAAAAGCGAGGCCCCAAGCCCAAAACCTTCCTGCTAAAG GCCCAGGCAAAAGCAAAAGCCAAAACCTATGAATTCCGCAGTGACTCTTCCAGGGGGATCCGGGTGCCGTATCCCGGCAGGTCCCCCCAGGAGCTGGGCTCCACGTCCCGGGCTAGGGAAGGACTGAGAAACATAGCCCTggctccccagggcagctccagcaccagcacccccaagggAGACAGCATCCGGGACCGGGTGATCCGCGTGGAGGAGAAACCCGGGGAGACCCCCAAAAAGAGAGGCCCCAAGCCCAGGAAGGAGCTTTACAAGGACCTGGCGGAGACTCTGGATGCCTCCAAGAGGAAACTGGGGGACCCGGGGGACAAGGTGGGGGACTACCTGAAGGCCAGGAAGatggaggaggcggcggcgggggcggccaaGTTCGGCTCGGGACACAGCGTCATCCAGCTGGCCCGGCGGCAGGACCCCGACCTCCCCggcgccctgcccggccccaaCCGAGCCGAGGTGGGTGCCAAGCTGGGAGCCGCCGAGACCTACCCCCCCCGGCTGGCCAAGCACCGGGCAGACTTTCTGGACCCcaaggggcagggggggctggacCCCGGCGGGCCCAAGCTCCTGCACGGCGCCGTCAGCCCGGGCGCCGTGGGCAGCCTGTACCGCGACGGCGTGGGGGGCCAGGCGGGGCGACCCTCCCTCATCGCCAGGATCCCCGTCTCCAGGATCCTGGGGGACCCCGAGGAGGAGTCCTGGAGCCCCTCCCTCAACAACCTGGAGAAGGTGGTGGTAACTGATGTGACCTCTAACTTTTTGACCGTCACCATCAAGGAGAGCAGCACGGACCAAGGATTCTTTAAAGAGAAGCGATGA
- the CBX8 gene encoding chromobox protein homolog 8 isoform X1, with the protein MELSAVGERVFAAEALLKRRIRKGRMEYLVKWKGWSQKYSTWEPEENILDARLLAAFEESFGSFNTSREREMELYGPKKRGPKPKTFLLKAQAKAKAKTYEFRSDSSRGIRVPYPGRSPQELGSTSRAREGLRNIALAPQGSSSTSTPKGDSIRDRVIRVEEKPGETPKKRGPKPRKELYKDLAETLDASKRKLGDPGDKVGDYLKARKMEEAAAGAAKFGSGHSVIQLARRQDPDLPGALPGPNRAEVGAKLGAAETYPPRLAKHRADFLDPKGQGGLDPGGPKLLHGAVSPGAVGSLYRDGVGGQAGRPSLIARIPVSRILGDPEEESWSPSLNNLEKVVVTDVTSNFLTVTIKESSTDQGFFKEKR; encoded by the exons ATGGAGCTCTCGGCCGTCGGGGAGCGCGTCTTCGCGGCCGAGGCCCTGCTCAAGCGCCGCATCCGCAAA GGGCGCATGGAATATCTCGTAAAATGGAAGGGCTGGTCTCAGAA gtacaGCACTTGGGAACCCGAGGAAAACATCCTGGATGCCCGTTTGCTCGCAGCCTTTGAGGAAAG CTTTGGTTCTTTTAACACCTCTAGGGAGCGAGAAATGGAGCTATACGGGCCCAAAAAGCGAGGCCCCAAGCCCAAAACCTTCCTGCTAAAG GCCCAGGCAAAAGCAAAAGCCAAAACCTATGAATTCCGCAGTGACTCTTCCAGGGGGATCCGGGTGCCGTATCCCGGCAGGTCCCCCCAGGAGCTGGGCTCCACGTCCCGGGCTAGGGAAGGACTGAGAAACATAGCCCTggctccccagggcagctccagcaccagcacccccaagggAGACAGCATCCGGGACCGGGTGATCCGCGTGGAGGAGAAACCCGGGGAGACCCCCAAAAAGAGAGGCCCCAAGCCCAGGAAGGAGCTTTACAAGGACCTGGCGGAGACTCTGGATGCCTCCAAGAGGAAACTGGGGGACCCGGGGGACAAGGTGGGGGACTACCTGAAGGCCAGGAAGatggaggaggcggcggcgggggcggccaaGTTCGGCTCGGGACACAGCGTCATCCAGCTGGCCCGGCGGCAGGACCCCGACCTCCCCggcgccctgcccggccccaaCCGAGCCGAGGTGGGTGCCAAGCTGGGAGCCGCCGAGACCTACCCCCCCCGGCTGGCCAAGCACCGGGCAGACTTTCTGGACCCcaaggggcagggggggctggacCCCGGCGGGCCCAAGCTCCTGCACGGCGCCGTCAGCCCGGGCGCCGTGGGCAGCCTGTACCGCGACGGCGTGGGGGGCCAGGCGGGGCGACCCTCCCTCATCGCCAGGATCCCCGTCTCCAGGATCCTGGGGGACCCCGAGGAGGAGTCCTGGAGCCCCTCCCTCAACAACCTGGAGAAGGTGGTGGTAACTGATGTGACCTCTAACTTTTTGACCGTCACCATCAAGGAGAGCAGCACGGACCAAGGATTCTTTAAAGAGAAGCGATGA